The sequence AAGAATTTTAATCACATCTATACCTTACATGATGcatcaatatttttttcaacaaaCAAATCTGCAAAACTTCACCTGTATCAGATATCTTTTGTATCTCTTTGCAGAAATACACAAGTTTGTCTCTTAGCAGAGAGACGGATTTTCCCACATCCTCAAAAGAGAGCCGAGAATTGACAGCAATGCTGGGTACATCTGTATATTCAGTTACATCAACAGAATGCAAAGTCtacagacacaaagacaaacaaCACAATCATCAAATAAAgactcaaacacatacaaactaaacGCAGAAGATCTTTATCTACTTCGTGACATCATAATGaggacacaaacactcaacaTTAACTGACAATTCAGTTATCATTTCCACTGATTCCTCTTCTATCATCCGATTTGtcaaacattataaatgtttataatacTGATAGATCATGTGCACAGATCAAAGAGTCTGGTGTACTATGAGGATCTGTGGTCTTCTTCTGGAGCTCTGTTACCTGGAGGAAATGGATGTTATCATCTGTGTGTGACAGCTGCTCTAGCTCAGTATCTCTCCTTCGGAGATCAGCAATCTCCTGCTCCAGCTGCTTCAAGAGTCCTTCAGTTTGACAAACTGCAGCCTTTTCCTGATCTCTGATCAGCTGTGTCACCTCACAGCGGCTTCTCTCAATGGAGCGTATCAGATCAGTAAAGATCTTCTCACTGTCCTCCACTGCTTTCTGTGCCGAGTCCTGTTGCACACACATTACAATTAGCTCTTACTGCTACTTTGAGCTTGAGTGGGCCTCAAAGTTGCCCAGTTGTTCTCAAAACTCACCTTATATGACTTCAGAGCCTCTTTCAGCCCCTGAACTTCTTTATCTCTATTCTGGATTCTCAGCTTGAATGTTTTCTGCGTTTCCTTTAACTGTTTCTGTaggacaacaaacaaaaaacatgaactCAGTAATCTTCAATGATTCAACGATTTGTCAGTGGGTCTGTACAGACcaattgtacatactgtacagtgcATACAGATGGACATatacttatagcacacgtgacACACATTTACCTTGGGCAGCATCTGAAAACATAGACAGCTGACTTGTTACCTTGCTGCCTAATAAGTTAATGGCTGACATCGGTTTTGAATTAAttgaactcttaaggaaactggtctctgaacagtttgaaagcaccttattttcatcgtaCCACCGTATGCagcggaggcagcattttcctggtttcggacacAGTCTTGAAGTTACACTCATGCGCTCATGTGGATCCAGCTGAGCCTctatctcctgacagtttaaacagcctggattGCCTACTTGGATTGTCATggagtgaccatcatgatttgtgaagaGGAACGTTTGATCCAGAaatttttgattctggctgatagaatacacgcttcagaggaagattttagATTAGCACTCGAcgggaagaaaacactggattttcgtGAGATTCGTGAATGACATCTGATATCTGAGACAACgatatatctgcatatttgcagtgGCAGtatataatacacattttattgatatttgccaggatgctggatctgctgaagttgtgtgaggttggtttattacatctgtacaGATGAGATATGCagatggtgtatatatatatatatatatatatatatatattccattttctcattagacaagacagttaaagttacagggaactgttgaggagagagatggagaatgaaacgggtgagcactttaacattatgagctcaaacgtgaatgtcgcggctctgatatgcggattGTTTAAATGACAACTGACGTCTTAAAAAGGCAGATCTCAGCCACATCCATGCCCTGCTCCTTAAAAAATATTGGACAAGAAGGTAATCCCAGCGTGCTCAGGGATGGCCTTATTGTCTCCATCTTTAAGAAAGGAGACAAGGCAGATTGCGGAAATGACCATGGAATCTCCTTGGTCCAAAACTGGGAAAGAGGTCTTGACTTTTATAGACCTCACTAAAACTAGACTATTTAAATGGTCAAGCTCTCTGGTTGGTCTTGCCAAAAATAGGTTGCCCTCAGTAAATACATATACTGCGGCTACTGCATGACAATATGTCAGCCACAGTACTCAGTGGGAGTGGCAAAGAAGCAGAGCCCATCAGGATTGAAACTGGGTATAAGCAAGGCTGTATTATTGCCCCAACCCTGTTCTTTGTCTTCATCGCTGCCAACCTCCAccttaaaagtgaaaatctgcCTCAGGGAGTCAAAATCATGTAcagaactagggctgggcgatatgacgataTATGTCATGCCAACGATATAAAGTGTCAACCGATAGAGATTTTGGTATGTTGTGTATATCGCAATATGTAAATGTGTCCAGGAGTGCGAATCTATCAGTACCTTCACGTGAGACTGAAACCAGCTTGAGGGGGGAATGAGTTGCAGCCGGTAAAATTTACGCACTGGTTTATCAGCAGATTAActaaaaggaattatgcagatcaggcaaggGCCCAAGCGCGCCAACAAACTTGGTGCTGGTACTTTGCCATTCTTTTGgttgaattaaaacaaagtgtTTTATAACTTTGATtgtttgtcaagttccaaataaggaaaaaattatataagaggaagcagttttcattttatatgtatttatatcaTTGACTCCATTTTCCAAAAATAGGCTTTACAACATGGTTATTTATTATGTTAACCGATTTTAACtggttttccagaaaaaaaattattaatttatcgcaatatatattgttatcgtaatataaaattactcgtatcgtgatataagattttggtcatatcgcccacccctaaatAGCACAGAATGAAATCTTCTGAACCTGAATAGATTCAGGGCCAAAACCAAACTTTCACCACATCCATTATAAAACTGCAGTATGCAAATGATAACACCCTAGTGACCCTCCCTGAAGTGGACCTGCAATGCGCTCTAGATGCTTTTGTAAAGACATACAAGCAACTTGGTTTGGCCCTAACCAGAGGCAGAGGAGCTCGCTACAGTCCGTCAGAACACAGAGGGGCATTCCATCCACCAGGCATCAGAGGACTCGCTGCTGTCCacctggggaggagcggctgtcgtccgccagagggtggaggagtggtggAGGACCAGTTGACAGCGTGTCTGGGACCCTGTAAGcgatttttttcctctctctggcTCACTGTCGCTccaccctttccctctccccagcTCTAGGGAGGCGGGGAAAAGCCTGCTGGCAGGTGCACCCAAGTGGGAATCCCAGAAATACTGACAGACCAGGGAATTTCCTTCATCTAGCTGTTGATGAAGGACTTATGCAAGCTGATGCAAGCAAAACATCTCAACTTGGTTAATCACCCACAGAACAACAGCCTAGAGGAACGATTTAAATGCCAAGGATGGGCATGAGTGGGACCTCATGCTCCCATTCGTGCTGACTGTGGTTCAAAAGGTACCCCAGATATCAAATGGTTTGACCCCCTTTGAACTGATGTTTGGCTGACAACCCAGAAGCAATGACAGAGCCAGGAATTTTATAGTTTTACATACACATTTATCCAAAATGATATGTTATTTCTCTCTCACATGTCATTGTTACTCCAGTAACTTGTAAGATACAGCCCAAGCCATGGTAACTAGTTCTTAAGTGGTGCTTTCGAATTAATAACAGAGGCCTGGGGGCATCTTTCGAACGATCAATGGCAGACCCTGATCTGTGGtgcaagaaagtagttccatgcacaagaGGGTTTTGGGGATGCTCCTTGGTTTTTCcttaattatatatttacttgTCTGTtcaactgttgtataaaagcaatcttacactcgcaattgtgctgtTACTTGCAGCCTCGTGCCTACAGCAAAATCACAGCCATGATTATCTACGGCTATatcagcactcttgctcgtgtgatattgtttattatattgcattACTGTATGCCTTAACATATGTGTTTGCTTTCAGTAAATACCTGTTTCTCTGTCCTCTGTGATGCAGCTGATACAATGGCATGGTTTTTATGTTCATCCACCATACACAGATAACAAATGCACTGCTGGTCAGTACAACAGTAGAGGTCTAACTGTTTATCATGTTTTGGGCAAAACATCTCCTGAAGTCGTCCAGTGGCATCAATCACATTGTGTGGCTTTCCTGAGTGAAATTCCTCATGATGCTCAAAATGAGCTTGACAGTAAGATTCAAGGCACGTCAGACATGACTTAGATGCTTTGTATTTTCTTCCTGTGCAGATGTCACATTCCACTTCTCCAGCTCCAGCGTAACTGTGAGCAGGAACTGCAGTCAgcagttttgtcttcagtttaTCTACCATTTCAGCAACAATGGTGTTTTTGCTTAAAGCAAGTCTTTGAGTGAAGGTGCATCTGCACTGAGGGCAGCTGAAGACTCTCTTCTGATCCCAGCAGGATGTAATGCAGCTCATACAGTAATTATGTCCACAGGGAATGGTCACTGGATTCTTCAATAGGTCCAGACACACTGGACAGCAGAACTGCTCCTTTGCCACTAAAATACTGGTTTCTGCCATTTTACTACATGAAaacagaaacagagaaacagataaaaCCACTTGCTTAAAGGTGtgctgaaaatgtattattcttcaTTATTGTTAATACTGCTCTGGATTATAATGACAGCTAGCACTGCACACTTAACATGACAAAGGGCCATAAAGGGACACATTTatcacattttgttacgttacagcctttttccaaaatggaatattattttccattatttccaaaattctacaaacaataccccataatgacaacttgaaagaagtttgtttgaaatctttgcaaatttataaaaaaaaaaaaagaagaagaaaaaaaaaataaatcacatgtacataagtattcacagcctttgccatgacactcaaaattgagctcaggtgcatcctgttacccctgatcatccttgagatgtttctacaacttgattggagtccacctgtggtaaattcagttgattggacatgatttggaaagtcacacacctgtctacatgaggtcccacagttaacagtgcatgtcagagcacaaaccaatccatgaagtccaaggaattgtctgtagacttccgagacaggattatattgaggcacagatctggggaagggtacagaaaaactTCTGCGGCATTGAAGGTCCcgatgagcacagtggcctccatcatctgtaaatggaagtttggaaccaccaggactcttcctatagctggccgcctggccaaactgagcgatcgggagagaaaggccttagtcagggaggtgaccaagaacccgatggtcactctgacagagctccagcgtttctctgtcgAGAgtggagaaacttccagaagaacaaccatctctgcagcgctccatcaatcaggcctgtatgtagagtggccagacggaagccactcctcagtaaaaggcacatgacagcccgcctggagtttgccaaaagagtgactatgagaaacaaaattctctggtctgatgaaataaagattgaactctttggcctgaattgcaagcatcatgtctggaggaaacctcatcaacagccaataccatccctacattgaagcatggtggtggcagcatcatgctgtgggcatgtttttcagcggcaggaactgggagactagtcagaatcgagggaaagatgaatgcagcaatatacagagacatccttgatgaaaacctgctccagagcgctctggacctcagactgcgTGAAAGTTCATCtcccaacaggacaacgaccctaagcacacagccaagataacaaaggagtggctacgggacaagtctgtgaatgtccttgagtggcccagccagagcccagacttgaacccgattgaacatctctggagagatctgaaaatgtctgtgcaccgacacatccaacctgatggagcttgagaggtcctgcaaagaagaatgggagaaactgcccaaaaataggtgtgtcaagcttgtagcatcaaacacaaaaagacttgaggctgtaattggtgccaaaggtgcttcaacaaagtattgagcaaaagctgtgaatacttacaCATGTGattctttcatttttaatttttaatacatttgcaaagatttcaaacaaactttcacgttgtcattatatgagtattgtttgtagaactAACAATAGCTGTaagataacaaaatgtggaaaaagtgaagcgctgtgaatactttccgaatgCGCTGTATATATATTTGGAAGCACTCATATCAGGCCGGTAGTAGGGGGTAATACTATTTCACCAGACACGCGCTGGATAGTGGTTGCAGTTCTAAACACAGCAACTCCAAAATGACATGTTATGCATAAAGATGACGCTGGACAAGGGGATAGCAGTTACTGTCCATCACTTTTACAAAGCAGGACAACAACACAACACACCCAGAACAATCTATAAACATGAATGCCACATTGCCCACTCTGTGAGCGGACACGGCAACACAGTTAAAGCATGAATAACGTATCTTACATTTTGTCATGTTACTTTTAAAGGTAACTATTCCCTGGTAGCACTGTCACGAATTGTCATTTCTAATTACTGAAAA comes from Xyrauchen texanus isolate HMW12.3.18 chromosome 9, RBS_HiC_50CHRs, whole genome shotgun sequence and encodes:
- the LOC127649625 gene encoding E3 ubiquitin-protein ligase TRIM47-like isoform X1 codes for the protein MAEGREANLNLDTQRKEIATLLKTALREGDKWYLVDIHWFKQWKKYVGFDSGDTCNIGEVYPGPVDNSSILQDGDAFNIKEHLIDELDYILMPTDGWSKLVCWYGLTEGQEPIARKVVEQGMFMKHCKVEVYLTKLNLREDGNMDNIVTRRFSKADTIDNIEREMRKLFRIPDDRETKLWSQYMSNTIEPLNKPDCTVQNAGLFEGQVLVIKQMNKNKMCPPSPSTFNKMAETSILVAKEQFCCPVCLDLLKNPVTIPCGHNYCMSCITSCWDQKRVFSCPQCRCTFTQRLALSKNTIVAEMVDKLKTKLLTAVPAHSYAGAGEVECDICTGRKYKASKSCLTCLESYCQAHFEHHEEFHSGKPHNVIDATGRLQEMFCPKHDKQLDLYCCTDQQCICYLCMVDEHKNHAIVSAASQRTEKQKQLKETQKTFKLRIQNRDKEVQGLKEALKSYKDSAQKAVEDSEKIFTDLIRSIERSRCEVTQLIRDQEKAAVCQTEGLLKQLEQEIADLRRRDTELEQLSHTDDNIHFLQTLHSVDVTEYTDVPSIAVNSRLSFEDVGKSVSLLRDKLVYFCKEIQKISDTDSCQPTLFSSDRGFYSLCSDPE
- the LOC127649625 gene encoding E3 ubiquitin-protein ligase TRIM47-like isoform X2 — protein: MAEGREANLNLDTQRKEIATLLKTALREGDKWYLVDIHWFKQWKKYVGFDSGDTCNIGEVYPGPVDNSSILQDGDAFNIKEHLIDELDYILMPTDGWSKLVCWYGLTEGQEPIARKVVEQGMFMKHCKVEVYLTKLNLREDGNMDNIVTRRFSKADTIDNIEREMRKLFRIPDDRETKLWSQYMSNTIEPLNKPDCTVQNAGLFEGQVLVIKQMNKNKMCPPSPSTFNKMAETSILVAKEQFCCPVCLDLLKNPVTIPCGHNYCMSCITSCWDQKRVFSCPQCRCTFTQRLALSKNTIVAEMVDKLKTKLLTAVPAHSYAGAGEVECDICTGRKYKASKSCLTCLESYCQAHFEHHEEFHSGKPHNVIDATGRLQEMFCPKHDKQLDLYCCTDQQCICYLCMVDEHKNHAIVSAASQRTEKQKQLKETQKTFKLRIQNRDKEVQGLKEALKSYKDSAQKAVEDSEKIFTDLIRSIERSRCEVTQLIRDQEKAAVCQTEGLLKQLEQEIADLRRRDTELEQLSHTDDNIHFLQTLHSVDVTEYTDVPSIAVNSRLSFEDVGKSVSLLRDKLVYFCKEIQKISDTVTCCQNIPNHEPMT
- the LOC127649625 gene encoding E3 ubiquitin-protein ligase TRIM47-like isoform X3, with the protein product MPTDGWSKLVCWYGLTEGQEPIARKVVEQGMFMKHCKVEVYLTKLNLREDGNMDNIVTRRFSKADTIDNIEREMRKLFRIPDDRETKLWSQYMSNTIEPLNKPDCTVQNAGLFEGQVLVIKQMNKNKMCPPSPSTFNKMAETSILVAKEQFCCPVCLDLLKNPVTIPCGHNYCMSCITSCWDQKRVFSCPQCRCTFTQRLALSKNTIVAEMVDKLKTKLLTAVPAHSYAGAGEVECDICTGRKYKASKSCLTCLESYCQAHFEHHEEFHSGKPHNVIDATGRLQEMFCPKHDKQLDLYCCTDQQCICYLCMVDEHKNHAIVSAASQRTEKQKQLKETQKTFKLRIQNRDKEVQGLKEALKSYKDSAQKAVEDSEKIFTDLIRSIERSRCEVTQLIRDQEKAAVCQTEGLLKQLEQEIADLRRRDTELEQLSHTDDNIHFLQTLHSVDVTEYTDVPSIAVNSRLSFEDVGKSVSLLRDKLVYFCKEIQKISDTDSCQPTLFSSDRGFYSLCSDPE